One genomic region from Delphinus delphis chromosome 14, mDelDel1.2, whole genome shotgun sequence encodes:
- the SGK1 gene encoding serine/threonine-protein kinase Sgk1 isoform X4 has product MGEMQGALARARLESLLRPRHKKRAEAQKRSESFLLTGLAFMKQRRMGLNDFIQKIANNSYACKHPEVQSILKISQPQEPELMNANPSPPPSPSQQINLGPSSNPHAKPSDFHFLKVIGKGSFGKVLLARHKAEEAFYAVKVLQKKAILKKKEEKHIMSERNVLLKNVKHPFLVGLHFSFQTADKLYFVLDYINGGELFYHLQRERCFLEPRARFYAAEIASALGYLHSLNIVYRDLKPENILLDSQGHIVLTDFGLCKENIEHNGTTSTFCGTPEYLAPEVLHKQPYDRTVDWWCLGAVLYEMLYGLPPFYSRNTAEMYDNILNKPLQLKPNITNSARHVLEGLLQKDRTKRLGAKDDFMEIKNHVFFSLINWDDLINKKITPPFNPNVSGPSDLRHFDPEFTEEPVPNSIGRSPDSILLTASVKEAAEAFLGFSYAPPVDSFL; this is encoded by the exons ATGGGGGAGATGCAGGGCGCGCTGGCCAGGGCCCGGCTCGAGTCCCTGCTCCGGCCCCGGCACAAAAAGAGGGCCGAGGCGCAGAAACGGAGCGAGTCCTTCTTGCTGACCGGACTGG CTTTCATGAAACAGAGAAGGATGGGCCTGAACGACTTTATTCAGAAGATTGCCAATAACTCCTATGCATGCAAACA CCCTGAAGTTCAGTCCATTTTGAAAATCTCCCAACCTCAGGAGCCTGAGCTCATGAATGCCAACCCTTCTCCTCCA CCGAGTCCTTCTCAGCAAATTAACCTGGGCCCATCATCCAACCCTCATGCTAAACCATCTGACTTTCACTTCTTGAAAGTGATCGGGAAGGGCAGTTTTGGAAAG gtTCTCCTGGCAAGACACAAAGCCGAAGAAGCATTCTATGCAGTCAAAGTTTTACAAAAGAAAGCGATCCTGAAAAAGAAGGAG GAAAAGCATATTATGTCGGAGCGGAATGTTCTCCTGAAGAACGTGAAACACCCTTTCCTGGTGGGCCTTCACTTCTCTTTCCAGACGGCTGACAAACTGTACTTTGTCCTAGACTACATTAACGGTGGAGAG TTGTTCTACCATCTCCAGAGGGAGCGATGCTTCCTGGAACCACGGGCTCGGTTCTATGCTGCTGAAATAGCCAGTGCCTTGGGTTACCTGCACTCTCTGAACATCGTTTATAG agactTAAAGCCAGAGAATATTTTGCTGGATTCACAGGGACACATTGTCCTTACTGACTTTGGACTCTGCAAGGAGAACATTGAACACAATGGCACGACATCCACCTTCTGCGGCACACCCGAG TATCTTGCACCTGAGGTACTTCATAAGCAGCCTTATGATAGGACCGTGGACTGGTGGTGTCTGGGGGCCGTCTTATATGAGATGCTCTATGGCCTG CCTCCATTTTATAGCCGAAACACAGCTGAGATGTACGACAACATTCTGAACAAACCCCTCCAGTTGAAGCCAAATATTACAAATTCTGCAAGACACGTCCTGGAGGGCCTCCTGCAGAAGGACAGGACAAAGAGGCTTGGTGCCAAGGATGACTTT ATGGAGATTAAGAATCACGTCTTCTTCTCCCTAATTAACTGGGATGATCTCATTAATAAGAAGATTACTCCCCCTTTTAACCCAAATGTG AGTGGACCCAGCGACCTGCGGCACTTTGATCCCGAGTTTACTGAAGAGCCAGTCCCCAACTCCATCGGTCGGTCGCCCGACAGTATCCTCCTCACAGCCAGCGTCAAGGAAGCGGCCGAGGCCTTCCTGGGCTTTTCCTACGCACCTCCCGTGGACTCTTTCCTCTGA
- the SGK1 gene encoding serine/threonine-protein kinase Sgk1 isoform X3: protein MKEEAIKSPLKAFMKQRRMGLNDFIQKIANNSYACKHPEVQSILKISQPQEPELMNANPSPPPSPSQQINLGPSSNPHAKPSDFHFLKVIGKGSFGKVLLARHKAEEAFYAVKVLQKKAILKKKEEKHIMSERNVLLKNVKHPFLVGLHFSFQTADKLYFVLDYINGGELFYHLQRERCFLEPRARFYAAEIASALGYLHSLNIVYRDLKPENILLDSQGHIVLTDFGLCKENIEHNGTTSTFCGTPEYLAPEVLHKQPYDRTVDWWCLGAVLYEMLYGLPPFYSRNTAEMYDNILNKPLQLKPNITNSARHVLEGLLQKDRTKRLGAKDDFMEIKNHVFFSLINWDDLINKKITPPFNPNVSGPSDLRHFDPEFTEEPVPNSIGRSPDSILLTASVKEAAEAFLGFSYAPPVDSFL from the exons CTTTCATGAAACAGAGAAGGATGGGCCTGAACGACTTTATTCAGAAGATTGCCAATAACTCCTATGCATGCAAACA CCCTGAAGTTCAGTCCATTTTGAAAATCTCCCAACCTCAGGAGCCTGAGCTCATGAATGCCAACCCTTCTCCTCCA CCGAGTCCTTCTCAGCAAATTAACCTGGGCCCATCATCCAACCCTCATGCTAAACCATCTGACTTTCACTTCTTGAAAGTGATCGGGAAGGGCAGTTTTGGAAAG gtTCTCCTGGCAAGACACAAAGCCGAAGAAGCATTCTATGCAGTCAAAGTTTTACAAAAGAAAGCGATCCTGAAAAAGAAGGAG GAAAAGCATATTATGTCGGAGCGGAATGTTCTCCTGAAGAACGTGAAACACCCTTTCCTGGTGGGCCTTCACTTCTCTTTCCAGACGGCTGACAAACTGTACTTTGTCCTAGACTACATTAACGGTGGAGAG TTGTTCTACCATCTCCAGAGGGAGCGATGCTTCCTGGAACCACGGGCTCGGTTCTATGCTGCTGAAATAGCCAGTGCCTTGGGTTACCTGCACTCTCTGAACATCGTTTATAG agactTAAAGCCAGAGAATATTTTGCTGGATTCACAGGGACACATTGTCCTTACTGACTTTGGACTCTGCAAGGAGAACATTGAACACAATGGCACGACATCCACCTTCTGCGGCACACCCGAG TATCTTGCACCTGAGGTACTTCATAAGCAGCCTTATGATAGGACCGTGGACTGGTGGTGTCTGGGGGCCGTCTTATATGAGATGCTCTATGGCCTG CCTCCATTTTATAGCCGAAACACAGCTGAGATGTACGACAACATTCTGAACAAACCCCTCCAGTTGAAGCCAAATATTACAAATTCTGCAAGACACGTCCTGGAGGGCCTCCTGCAGAAGGACAGGACAAAGAGGCTTGGTGCCAAGGATGACTTT ATGGAGATTAAGAATCACGTCTTCTTCTCCCTAATTAACTGGGATGATCTCATTAATAAGAAGATTACTCCCCCTTTTAACCCAAATGTG AGTGGACCCAGCGACCTGCGGCACTTTGATCCCGAGTTTACTGAAGAGCCAGTCCCCAACTCCATCGGTCGGTCGCCCGACAGTATCCTCCTCACAGCCAGCGTCAAGGAAGCGGCCGAGGCCTTCCTGGGCTTTTCCTACGCACCTCCCGTGGACTCTTTCCTCTGA
- the SGK1 gene encoding serine/threonine-protein kinase Sgk1 isoform X2, whose product MTVKTEAARDTLTYSRMRGMVAILIAFMKQRRMGLNDFIQKIANNSYACKHPEVQSILKISQPQEPELMNANPSPPPSPSQQINLGPSSNPHAKPSDFHFLKVIGKGSFGKVLLARHKAEEAFYAVKVLQKKAILKKKEEKHIMSERNVLLKNVKHPFLVGLHFSFQTADKLYFVLDYINGGELFYHLQRERCFLEPRARFYAAEIASALGYLHSLNIVYRDLKPENILLDSQGHIVLTDFGLCKENIEHNGTTSTFCGTPEYLAPEVLHKQPYDRTVDWWCLGAVLYEMLYGLPPFYSRNTAEMYDNILNKPLQLKPNITNSARHVLEGLLQKDRTKRLGAKDDFMEIKNHVFFSLINWDDLINKKITPPFNPNVSGPSDLRHFDPEFTEEPVPNSIGRSPDSILLTASVKEAAEAFLGFSYAPPVDSFL is encoded by the exons ATGACGGTGAAAACCGAGGCTGCTAGGGACACCCTCACTTACTCCAGGATGAGGGGCATGGTAGCAATTCTCATCG CTTTCATGAAACAGAGAAGGATGGGCCTGAACGACTTTATTCAGAAGATTGCCAATAACTCCTATGCATGCAAACA CCCTGAAGTTCAGTCCATTTTGAAAATCTCCCAACCTCAGGAGCCTGAGCTCATGAATGCCAACCCTTCTCCTCCA CCGAGTCCTTCTCAGCAAATTAACCTGGGCCCATCATCCAACCCTCATGCTAAACCATCTGACTTTCACTTCTTGAAAGTGATCGGGAAGGGCAGTTTTGGAAAG gtTCTCCTGGCAAGACACAAAGCCGAAGAAGCATTCTATGCAGTCAAAGTTTTACAAAAGAAAGCGATCCTGAAAAAGAAGGAG GAAAAGCATATTATGTCGGAGCGGAATGTTCTCCTGAAGAACGTGAAACACCCTTTCCTGGTGGGCCTTCACTTCTCTTTCCAGACGGCTGACAAACTGTACTTTGTCCTAGACTACATTAACGGTGGAGAG TTGTTCTACCATCTCCAGAGGGAGCGATGCTTCCTGGAACCACGGGCTCGGTTCTATGCTGCTGAAATAGCCAGTGCCTTGGGTTACCTGCACTCTCTGAACATCGTTTATAG agactTAAAGCCAGAGAATATTTTGCTGGATTCACAGGGACACATTGTCCTTACTGACTTTGGACTCTGCAAGGAGAACATTGAACACAATGGCACGACATCCACCTTCTGCGGCACACCCGAG TATCTTGCACCTGAGGTACTTCATAAGCAGCCTTATGATAGGACCGTGGACTGGTGGTGTCTGGGGGCCGTCTTATATGAGATGCTCTATGGCCTG CCTCCATTTTATAGCCGAAACACAGCTGAGATGTACGACAACATTCTGAACAAACCCCTCCAGTTGAAGCCAAATATTACAAATTCTGCAAGACACGTCCTGGAGGGCCTCCTGCAGAAGGACAGGACAAAGAGGCTTGGTGCCAAGGATGACTTT ATGGAGATTAAGAATCACGTCTTCTTCTCCCTAATTAACTGGGATGATCTCATTAATAAGAAGATTACTCCCCCTTTTAACCCAAATGTG AGTGGACCCAGCGACCTGCGGCACTTTGATCCCGAGTTTACTGAAGAGCCAGTCCCCAACTCCATCGGTCGGTCGCCCGACAGTATCCTCCTCACAGCCAGCGTCAAGGAAGCGGCCGAGGCCTTCCTGGGCTTTTCCTACGCACCTCCCGTGGACTCTTTCCTCTGA